A region of Candidatus Tanganyikabacteria bacterium DNA encodes the following proteins:
- a CDS encoding HAMP domain-containing histidine kinase: MKSLTRSPIWSLPGLARGSVVVKIYLFAALALIGLGMLSFHVVRLLVDQGRIEALREIGTGQSSVIADEVASTLYGPAPAPEKLRKIGRALGARIQWVPWHQAVKARPQLRSDSVLSERDGRRGARPWRYWARIDRDGRPVGALRVEFRARGFPQPHRPWVAAGVTMGIIGLVTIPPLILWVVLPIRRMTHVANRLGEGRLDEPVQIDRRDEFGNLLRAFESLRVRILQMLHQRDRLLTDISHELRGPLSRMAIALPLIKAHLGGGHAAAGYVEQLNQDVATMDQLIGELLAYARGKSPQARQNDPLDLAELARGIAEDRQIVVEQRSLKLTSLPEAARVKGDARLLARAMGNLLDNALKYTPSGGHVEMATGVDGSDAFFRVSDDGPGIPEHDLPNVFEPFYRPDSARTREAGGTGLGLAIVQAVAESHGGRAFIRSGAGKGTVAELRLPAGT; encoded by the coding sequence GTGAAATCCCTCACCCGATCGCCGATCTGGTCACTCCCGGGCCTGGCCCGGGGTTCCGTGGTCGTCAAGATCTACCTGTTCGCGGCGCTGGCGCTGATCGGTCTGGGGATGCTCTCTTTCCACGTCGTGCGCCTCCTGGTCGACCAAGGGCGCATCGAGGCGTTGCGCGAGATTGGCACCGGGCAGAGTTCGGTCATCGCCGACGAGGTCGCGTCCACCCTGTACGGGCCGGCACCGGCGCCCGAGAAGCTCCGCAAGATTGGCCGGGCGCTCGGGGCGCGGATCCAGTGGGTGCCCTGGCACCAGGCGGTAAAGGCGCGGCCGCAGCTCCGGAGCGACAGCGTCCTGTCCGAGAGGGACGGACGGCGAGGCGCTCGTCCCTGGCGCTACTGGGCGCGGATCGATCGGGACGGCCGGCCGGTCGGCGCCCTGCGGGTCGAGTTCCGGGCGCGCGGATTCCCGCAACCGCATCGGCCCTGGGTCGCGGCCGGCGTCACCATGGGCATCATCGGCCTGGTCACCATCCCGCCGCTGATCCTCTGGGTGGTGCTGCCGATCCGCCGCATGACGCACGTCGCCAATCGTCTAGGCGAAGGAAGGCTGGACGAGCCCGTGCAGATCGACCGGCGCGACGAGTTCGGCAACCTCCTTCGCGCCTTCGAGAGCCTGCGGGTGCGCATCCTGCAGATGCTCCACCAGCGCGATCGCCTGCTCACGGACATCTCCCACGAGCTGCGCGGGCCGCTCTCGCGCATGGCCATCGCGCTCCCGCTGATCAAGGCGCACCTCGGCGGAGGCCACGCGGCCGCGGGCTATGTCGAGCAACTCAACCAGGACGTCGCGACTATGGATCAGCTGATCGGCGAGCTTCTGGCCTACGCGCGCGGGAAGAGCCCGCAAGCCAGGCAGAACGATCCGCTGGATCTGGCCGAACTGGCGCGGGGCATCGCGGAGGATCGGCAAATCGTGGTCGAGCAGCGCTCCTTGAAGCTCACGTCGCTGCCGGAGGCGGCCCGCGTCAAGGGCGACGCCCGGTTGCTGGCCAGGGCGATGGGCAACTTGCTCGACAACGCCCTCAAGTACACGCCCTCCGGGGGGCACGTGGAGATGGCCACGGGCGTGGACGGCTCCGACGCGTTCTTCCGCGTCTCGGACGACGGCCCGGGCATACCCGAGCACGACCTGCCGAACGTCTTCGAACCCTTCTACCGGCCGGACTCGGCGCGCACGCGGGAGGCGGGGGGGACGGGCCTGGGCCTGGCCATCGTCCAGGCGGTGGCGGAGAGCCACGGCGGCCGCGCCTTCATCCGCTCCGGCGCCGGCAAGGGGACGGTGGCGGAACTGCGCTTGCCGGCGGGTACATGA
- a CDS encoding response regulator transcription factor, with amino-acid sequence MATSARLELVTRKLLLIDDDRDLARLLGDFVRLHGFELIWADRPSAGVSRLADAPDLLLLDVMLPERDGFEVCRELRASGVQTPVIMLTARGDDLDRIRGLNLGADDYLPKPFNPVELIARVEAVLRRAARPDQPRKGQGLDPDTRAFRLGDREVPLTPSEYRIMQALTGSPGRAFTRDQLLDLLDDAGAIDAFDRAIDIHVSRLRSKIEPEPRRPRHLLTVRGVGYRFEW; translated from the coding sequence ATGGCCACAAGCGCTAGACTGGAGCTTGTGACCAGGAAGCTGCTGCTGATCGACGACGATCGGGATCTGGCGCGGCTGCTCGGGGATTTCGTGCGGTTGCACGGCTTCGAGCTGATCTGGGCCGACAGGCCGTCGGCCGGCGTCTCCAGGCTGGCCGACGCGCCGGATCTCCTGTTGCTCGACGTGATGCTGCCGGAGCGGGACGGCTTCGAGGTCTGCAGGGAGTTGCGAGCGTCCGGGGTCCAGACGCCGGTGATCATGCTGACGGCCCGGGGTGACGATCTCGACCGGATCCGCGGCCTCAACCTGGGGGCCGACGACTACCTCCCGAAGCCCTTCAACCCCGTCGAACTGATCGCGCGGGTCGAGGCGGTGCTCCGGCGCGCCGCCCGCCCGGATCAGCCGCGGAAGGGGCAGGGGCTCGATCCGGACACCCGGGCCTTCCGTCTCGGCGACCGGGAAGTGCCGCTCACGCCGTCGGAGTACCGCATCATGCAGGCGCTCACCGGCTCGCCGGGCCGAGCCTTCACCCGCGATCAGCTCCTTGACCTGCTGGATGACGCCGGCGCCATCGACGCCTTCGACCGCGCCATCGACATCCACGTCAGCCGCCTGCGGTCGAAGATAGAGCCCGAACCCCGGCGCCCGCGGCACCTGCTGACCGTCCGGGGGGTCGGCTACCGGTTCGAGTGGTGA
- a CDS encoding Spy/CpxP family protein refolding chaperone, translating into MPRFTKTIAGMALAATLLAGCGSVTTAGLLRGPDEGSAAVQSQSHKAEKSGGNWRGMPGVHDFGIPRSMFRKAAKRLALTEAQQERFRAIAKSHAAAVKAGDFASFHDQLKTLLLADKVDEAALRSFINARTTEFAGRAASHADLAAEMRAELTAEQRKELVAIIQGARETDEIKQERKEMHRRARKGMDAYKAKLQLNAEQGAAFDALKAKLDAARKAERPALKQATVAFVESGDKAAFGQALRDAVARHVPTDELVRVASLLDKSQRERIVARMERFGKKRRSHGHKR; encoded by the coding sequence ATGCCCAGATTTACCAAGACCATCGCCGGGATGGCGCTCGCCGCGACCCTGCTGGCCGGCTGCGGATCGGTGACGACCGCCGGCCTGCTGCGCGGCCCTGACGAGGGATCCGCCGCCGTGCAATCCCAGTCGCACAAGGCCGAGAAGAGCGGCGGCAACTGGCGAGGCATGCCCGGAGTGCACGACTTCGGCATTCCGCGGTCGATGTTCCGGAAGGCCGCAAAGCGGCTCGCACTGACCGAAGCGCAGCAGGAGCGGTTCCGCGCCATTGCCAAGTCTCACGCGGCCGCCGTCAAGGCCGGCGACTTCGCGAGTTTCCATGACCAGCTCAAGACGCTGCTGCTGGCCGACAAGGTTGATGAGGCCGCGCTGCGCTCATTCATCAATGCCCGGACGACCGAGTTCGCCGGCCGCGCCGCCTCGCATGCCGACCTGGCAGCCGAGATGCGCGCCGAGCTCACGGCCGAGCAACGCAAGGAACTGGTGGCCATCATCCAGGGCGCTCGCGAGACCGACGAGATCAAGCAGGAGCGCAAGGAGATGCACCGGCGCGCCCGGAAGGGCATGGATGCTTACAAGGCCAAGTTGCAGCTCAACGCCGAGCAGGGTGCGGCGTTCGACGCGCTCAAGGCCAAGCTGGATGCGGCCCGCAAGGCCGAACGGCCGGCGCTCAAGCAGGCGACCGTCGCGTTCGTCGAGTCGGGCGACAAGGCTGCCTTCGGGCAGGCCCTGCGCGACGCGGTGGCCCGCCACGTGCCCACCGACGAACTGGTGCGCGTGGCCTCCCTGCTGGACAAGTCGCAGCGCGAGCGCATCGTCGCCCGGATGGAGCGCTTCGGCAAGAAGCGCCGCTCCCATGGCCACAAGCGCTAG
- a CDS encoding C39 family peptidase, whose amino-acid sequence MAVTVRPGDSLWRIAQNALGDGSRWREIYELNKDQIANPNLIHPGQQLRLPGDANQVAAGGQPSALGLNDPAPAATAAAAPVRDGAAAAGRAPYINQYSPAGKDGAYVNGAANCGPASMAMIARAFGLGGGMTDAQLINHLGRAGGTTADGTGVNGIAVMAQSLGLGSQTKAGADTDWIAAQLRAGKQVVANGDYFAMAPHANPAKVGTGGHYVAVVGMDANGNFLVNDPADQRVSTVSPGALAAFIRGNRNGGYQIAVG is encoded by the coding sequence ATGGCGGTCACGGTGCGGCCTGGCGATTCGCTGTGGCGGATTGCGCAAAATGCCCTTGGCGACGGGAGTCGCTGGCGGGAGATCTACGAACTCAACAAGGATCAGATCGCCAACCCGAACCTGATCCACCCCGGCCAGCAGCTCAGATTGCCGGGCGACGCCAACCAGGTCGCGGCTGGCGGACAGCCGAGCGCCCTCGGCCTGAACGATCCCGCCCCGGCGGCGACCGCCGCCGCGGCTCCCGTCCGCGATGGCGCGGCGGCTGCCGGCCGGGCGCCTTACATCAATCAGTACTCCCCGGCCGGGAAGGATGGCGCGTACGTCAACGGCGCGGCCAACTGCGGGCCGGCGTCGATGGCGATGATCGCCCGCGCTTTCGGTCTGGGCGGCGGCATGACCGACGCCCAGCTCATCAATCATCTGGGCCGTGCCGGGGGCACCACGGCGGACGGCACCGGTGTCAACGGCATCGCGGTCATGGCGCAATCCCTCGGGCTGGGCTCGCAGACCAAGGCGGGGGCGGACACGGACTGGATCGCCGCGCAATTGCGGGCCGGCAAGCAGGTGGTCGCCAACGGCGACTACTTCGCCATGGCGCCGCACGCCAATCCCGCAAAGGTCGGGACGGGCGGCCACTACGTCGCGGTGGTCGGGATGGACGCCAACGGCAACTTCCTGGTCAACGACCCCGCCGATCAGCGCGTTTCGACGGTTTCCCCCGGGGCGCTCGCCGCATTCATTCGCGGCAACCGCAACGGCGGCTACCAGATCGCCGTCGGGTAG
- a CDS encoding aminoacyl-tRNA hydrolase, with protein sequence MKLVVGLGNPGPKYAETRHNAGFAVVRELARRWHAEGAGDGRFNAVIAEARVGPEKVLLMQPLTFMNLSGRAVQSLANFYKVPIEEIVVVSDDTDLPVGSVRLRKRGSSGGQKGLQSIIEHLGTDEICRVRLGVGQRPPQWDQADWVLSRFDAAERADFDKAVGSAADAIELWARRNDFDLAMSRYNTPRRKPDAGQEQSAEPGESKGRNTKDDDPIPEAPNTA encoded by the coding sequence TTGAAGCTGGTCGTGGGCCTGGGCAATCCCGGGCCGAAGTATGCCGAGACGCGGCACAATGCGGGTTTCGCGGTCGTCCGGGAGCTCGCGCGGCGGTGGCACGCCGAGGGCGCCGGCGACGGCCGGTTCAACGCGGTGATCGCCGAGGCGCGGGTGGGGCCGGAGAAGGTGCTCCTCATGCAACCGCTGACGTTCATGAACCTCTCGGGGCGCGCGGTCCAGAGCCTGGCCAATTTCTATAAGGTTCCGATCGAGGAAATCGTGGTGGTCTCGGACGATACCGACCTGCCGGTCGGCTCGGTGCGCCTGCGCAAGCGCGGATCCTCGGGCGGGCAGAAGGGCCTCCAGTCGATCATCGAGCATCTCGGGACCGACGAGATCTGCCGCGTGCGCCTGGGAGTCGGGCAGCGGCCGCCGCAGTGGGACCAGGCCGACTGGGTCCTGTCGCGCTTCGACGCGGCCGAACGCGCCGATTTCGACAAGGCGGTAGGGAGCGCGGCCGACGCCATCGAACTCTGGGCGCGGCGCAACGACTTCGACCTGGCGATGAGCCGTTACAACACGCCCAGGCGAAAGCCGGACGCCGGGCAGGAACAATCCGCCGAACCTGGGGAGTCAAAGGGACGGAACACCAAAGATGACGATCCGATCCCTGAAGCTCCGAATACGGCCTGA